Proteins found in one Planctomycetes bacterium MalM25 genomic segment:
- the ptpA gene encoding Prolyl tripeptidyl peptidase precursor has product MARRQKSRSAHQSSGGAIRTFTELALFAGLLTALAAGCKPANEAAATGQTVQAGTTEARVVEAEEPEAQGLGIDPQEEEKAVKNETPLIPREVLFGNPDRAQARLSPDGKWLSYLKPVEGVLNVWVGPSDDPSAAKPVTDDTFRGIRSHSWTYNSRYLVYTQDKGGDENFHVYATDVETGETKDLTPVDGVRGQLAGASEKFPDELLIGFNDRDKRFHDIYRVNVVTGEKSLVQENPGVAGFVTDDDFRVRLAVNFTEGAGQVWLKPTEEQPGDKGYADWEPMEEFSSVDAMTSGPAGFDKTGEVLYFEDSRDRDTAGLFSRDLESGDIALIAEDSRADVGGVMSHPTEKTLQAVSFTYSRTEWKILDEAIRPDIEFLQGFQDGEFIVTSRTLDDAKWTVAYVLDNGPLKFYLYDRAASNGQGAKGDARMRFLFNSRDDLGEYSLAKMHTPVIDSRDGLKLVSYLTLPVGTDPDGDGVPDAPLPLVLDVHGGPWARDGWGYNASHQWLANRGYAVLSVNYRGSTGFGKNFINAANGEWSGKMHDDLIDAVAWAVDKKIAEESKVGIMGGSYGGYATLVGLTFTPDTFACGVDIVGPSSLVTLMNNVPPYWYQFMPVMKERVGDWTTEEGQAELLARSPLTKVDQISKPLLIGQGANDPRVTQLEADQIVQAMEAKGIPVTYALYPDEGHGFQRPQNRTSFNAVTEAFLSEHLGGRYEPLEPEDLEGCSLHVPTGVTGAPGLAEVLPPERQKMPPEPAAEEGAEEAE; this is encoded by the coding sequence ATGGCACGCCGCCAGAAATCTCGTTCCGCACACCAGTCGTCAGGCGGAGCGATCCGCACGTTCACCGAACTGGCCCTCTTTGCCGGCCTGCTGACCGCCCTCGCGGCGGGTTGCAAGCCAGCCAACGAAGCGGCCGCGACGGGCCAGACGGTCCAGGCCGGGACCACCGAAGCGCGGGTCGTCGAAGCCGAAGAGCCCGAGGCGCAAGGCCTGGGGATCGATCCCCAAGAGGAAGAGAAAGCCGTGAAGAATGAGACCCCGCTGATCCCCCGAGAGGTTCTCTTCGGCAACCCCGACCGGGCCCAGGCGCGGCTCAGCCCGGACGGCAAATGGCTGAGCTACCTCAAGCCGGTCGAAGGCGTTCTGAACGTGTGGGTTGGTCCCTCTGACGACCCTTCGGCTGCAAAGCCGGTGACCGACGATACATTCCGCGGCATCCGCTCGCACAGCTGGACTTACAACAGCCGCTACCTCGTCTACACGCAGGACAAGGGAGGCGATGAGAACTTCCACGTCTACGCGACCGACGTCGAGACCGGCGAGACGAAAGACCTCACGCCAGTCGACGGCGTCCGCGGTCAGCTTGCCGGCGCGAGCGAAAAGTTCCCGGATGAACTGCTGATCGGTTTCAACGACCGCGACAAGCGATTCCACGATATCTATCGCGTGAACGTCGTCACGGGCGAGAAGTCGCTCGTGCAAGAGAACCCGGGCGTCGCCGGCTTTGTGACCGACGACGATTTCCGCGTGCGCCTCGCCGTGAACTTCACGGAGGGCGCCGGCCAGGTCTGGCTGAAGCCGACCGAAGAGCAGCCCGGAGACAAGGGCTACGCCGACTGGGAGCCGATGGAGGAGTTCTCCAGCGTCGACGCGATGACCAGCGGTCCGGCCGGCTTCGACAAGACGGGCGAGGTCCTCTACTTCGAGGACAGTCGCGACCGCGACACCGCGGGGCTCTTCTCGCGCGATCTGGAGTCGGGCGACATCGCCTTGATCGCCGAGGACTCGCGCGCCGACGTCGGCGGCGTCATGTCGCACCCGACCGAGAAGACGTTGCAGGCGGTCTCGTTCACTTACAGCCGCACGGAATGGAAGATCCTCGACGAGGCGATCCGCCCCGACATCGAGTTCCTGCAAGGCTTCCAAGACGGTGAGTTCATCGTCACCAGCCGCACACTCGACGACGCGAAGTGGACCGTCGCCTACGTGCTGGACAACGGGCCGCTCAAGTTCTACCTGTACGACCGCGCTGCTTCGAATGGGCAAGGGGCGAAGGGCGACGCCCGTATGCGGTTCCTGTTCAACAGCCGCGACGACCTGGGCGAGTACTCGTTGGCGAAGATGCACACGCCGGTCATCGACAGCCGCGACGGGCTCAAACTGGTCAGCTACCTGACGCTGCCCGTCGGGACCGACCCGGACGGCGACGGCGTGCCCGACGCGCCGCTGCCCCTGGTGCTCGACGTGCACGGCGGGCCGTGGGCCCGCGACGGCTGGGGTTACAACGCGAGCCACCAGTGGCTCGCCAACCGCGGGTACGCCGTGCTGAGCGTCAACTACCGCGGCTCGACCGGCTTCGGCAAGAACTTCATCAACGCCGCCAACGGTGAGTGGTCCGGCAAGATGCACGACGACCTGATCGACGCGGTCGCCTGGGCCGTCGATAAGAAGATCGCCGAGGAGTCGAAGGTCGGCATCATGGGCGGCTCGTACGGCGGCTACGCGACGCTCGTCGGGCTCACGTTCACGCCGGACACGTTCGCGTGCGGAGTGGACATCGTCGGCCCGTCGAGCCTCGTGACGCTGATGAACAACGTGCCGCCGTACTGGTACCAGTTCATGCCGGTCATGAAAGAACGCGTCGGCGACTGGACGACCGAAGAGGGCCAGGCCGAGTTGCTGGCCCGTTCGCCGCTGACAAAGGTCGACCAGATCAGCAAGCCACTGTTGATTGGCCAGGGGGCGAACGACCCGCGCGTCACGCAGCTCGAAGCGGACCAGATCGTCCAGGCGATGGAGGCCAAGGGGATCCCGGTCACCTACGCCCTTTACCCGGACGAGGGGCACGGCTTCCAACGCCCCCAGAACCGCACGAGCTTCAACGCCGTCACCGAGGCGTTCCTGTCCGAGCACCTGGGCGGGCGCTACGAGCCGCTGGAGCCCGAGGACTTGGAGGGCTGCAGCCTGCACGTGCCCACGGGGGTCACCGGCGCGCCCGGTCTGGCCGAGGTGCTCCCCCCCGAGCGGCAGAAGATGCCGCCGGAACCCGCTGCCGAAGAGGGCGCCGAAGAAGCCGAGTGA
- a CDS encoding Fatty acid desaturase produces the protein MSIDSTDSDTLTTTPTVGVVKRPSSAQSAPQTGPEERSALDETDAPANSWALWRKGLDWPTVIWIVVAHAMAFAAPLFFSWQAFVAFLVLYVATGSFGICMGYHRLLTHGSFQTYKPVRWFLALLGGLSGEGSALTWVANHRKHHKFSDHDGDPHSPRHGKWWAHMFWFMPNRGMKWREEILAKYAPDLQKDKVMVWLDKMFLPSHFALGTVLYAIGYFGTGLGMGTNRDGWCMVFWGLAFRMVWVMHVTWLVNSATHLWGYRNYETSDDSKNLWWVGLLAFGEGWHNNHHAYQRVASQGHKWWEFDFTYWFIVAMEKTGLAWNVVRLKDIPKGTPPA, from the coding sequence ATGTCGATCGATTCGACTGATAGCGACACGCTGACGACGACCCCCACGGTGGGCGTTGTGAAGCGCCCCAGCTCCGCCCAGTCAGCCCCACAGACCGGGCCTGAGGAGCGTTCCGCTCTAGACGAGACCGACGCCCCGGCCAACAGCTGGGCCCTCTGGCGCAAGGGGCTCGACTGGCCGACCGTCATCTGGATCGTTGTCGCTCACGCGATGGCGTTCGCGGCTCCGCTTTTTTTCAGCTGGCAAGCCTTTGTTGCTTTCTTGGTGCTGTATGTGGCGACCGGCTCGTTCGGCATCTGCATGGGCTACCACCGTCTGCTGACGCACGGCAGCTTCCAGACCTACAAACCGGTCCGTTGGTTCCTGGCCCTGCTCGGCGGGCTGTCGGGCGAGGGATCGGCACTGACTTGGGTCGCCAACCACCGCAAACACCACAAATTCAGCGACCACGATGGCGATCCCCACTCGCCCCGCCACGGCAAGTGGTGGGCCCACATGTTCTGGTTCATGCCCAACCGCGGCATGAAGTGGCGTGAAGAGATCCTCGCGAAGTACGCCCCGGACCTTCAGAAAGACAAGGTGATGGTCTGGCTCGATAAGATGTTCCTCCCCTCGCATTTCGCCTTGGGAACGGTGCTGTACGCTATTGGTTACTTCGGGACCGGCCTGGGAATGGGCACCAATAGGGACGGCTGGTGCATGGTCTTCTGGGGCTTGGCGTTCCGGATGGTGTGGGTCATGCACGTCACGTGGCTCGTGAACTCGGCGACCCACCTGTGGGGCTACCGCAACTACGAGACCTCCGACGACAGCAAGAACCTCTGGTGGGTCGGGCTGCTCGCCTTCGGCGAGGGTTGGCACAACAACCACCACGCCTATCAGCGGGTCGCCTCGCAGGGCCACAAATGGTGGGAGTTTGACTTCACCTACTGGTTCATCGTGGCGATGGAGAAGACGGGCCTCGCTTGGAACGTGGTCCGGCTGAAGGACATCCCGAAGGGGACTCCCCCGGCCTAG
- the yocK_2 gene encoding General stress protein 16O, translating to MSRTRKASIDKIQDLLITRRDALRRALAGDLSLLMKLRDQGGSDVVDAALDAAQDEISSQLAEVESRELGSIEKALEKIRSGSYGDCEICNKRIPMARLNALPYATMCIECQQASEDGTLDDRRSEDWSRVVDTGYSDSDRPVSDLELQ from the coding sequence ATGTCCCGTACACGCAAAGCCTCGATCGACAAGATCCAGGATCTGTTGATCACTCGACGCGACGCCCTTCGGCGGGCGCTCGCGGGCGACCTGAGCCTGCTCATGAAGCTGCGTGACCAGGGGGGCAGCGACGTCGTCGACGCCGCTCTGGACGCCGCCCAAGACGAGATCAGTTCACAGCTCGCCGAAGTGGAGAGCCGTGAATTGGGGAGCATCGAGAAGGCTCTCGAGAAGATCCGATCCGGTTCGTACGGCGATTGCGAGATCTGCAACAAGCGGATCCCGATGGCCAGGCTGAACGCCCTGCCCTACGCCACCATGTGCATCGAATGCCAACAGGCGTCCGAGGACGGCACGCTCGACGACCGCCGGTCCGAAGATTGGAGCCGGGTTGTCGATACCGGATATTCCGACTCCGACAGGCCGGTCAGCGATCTCGAGCTGCAGTAA
- the pnp gene encoding Polyribonucleotide nucleotidyltransferase: protein MQKTIVEKQIGGETLSIETGILGKQAAGCVLVKLRETVVLVATATSNPRPGIDFFPLTCDYRERFAAAGKFPGGFLKREGRPTTKETLTARLIDRPIRPMFAEGFQDEVQVQAFVMASDRQTDGDVLAMNGASAALMLSTMPFEGPLGSVRMGKVDGKLIPFPTAEQLEFSELDLMVSGTKDAILMIEGFAREMPEDEMVDALMEAHKIIGDLCDMQIELREKVGVEPTSYVPPEDDGLLGKLDAAYGAKLKEAKQIAGKQDRAEACSALKAEALAEFIPDAEADGAICTGRFKSVWHDLEGKVIRQTILAGKRPDGRAPADLRNIECDVDLLPRVHGSAMFQRGETQALITITLGTGRDEQRVDGPMEEYSKRFMLDYNFPSFSVGECRPIRGPGRREIGHGMLAERSVNPVLPDHDTFPYTIRVISDILESNGSSSMASVCGSTLGLMAAGVPITNPVAGISVGLVKEGDDWTLLTDILGDEDHFGDMDFKIAGTQNGITGIQLDLKIMGISEEIIRATLKQSREARIEILRNMLSAIQRPRESTSESAPRLVRTSIDPQKIGLLIGPGGKTIRGIQEDTGVQIDVDEDGTITIAGPDEATVTEGLGRVEALTASVQVGRIYQGKVSSIKDFGAFVEILPGKDGLCHISELSNDYVGSVGDICKVGDKMAVKVIAVDDQDRVKLSRKAAMAEEEGDAAPAESKA, encoded by the coding sequence TTGCAAAAGACCATTGTTGAAAAGCAGATCGGTGGCGAGACCCTCTCGATCGAGACCGGCATCCTCGGAAAGCAGGCCGCCGGCTGTGTGCTGGTTAAGCTCCGCGAGACCGTGGTGCTGGTCGCGACCGCGACCAGCAACCCGCGCCCCGGCATCGACTTCTTCCCCCTGACCTGCGACTACCGCGAGCGGTTCGCCGCCGCCGGTAAGTTCCCGGGCGGGTTCCTGAAGCGTGAGGGTCGCCCCACGACCAAAGAGACGCTCACCGCCCGCCTGATCGACCGCCCGATCCGTCCGATGTTCGCCGAGGGCTTCCAGGACGAGGTCCAGGTCCAGGCGTTCGTGATGGCGTCCGACCGCCAGACCGACGGCGATGTGCTCGCCATGAACGGCGCCTCGGCCGCCCTCATGCTCTCGACGATGCCGTTCGAGGGCCCGCTCGGCTCGGTCCGCATGGGCAAGGTCGATGGCAAGCTGATCCCCTTCCCCACCGCCGAGCAGCTCGAGTTCAGCGAGCTCGACCTGATGGTCTCCGGCACGAAGGACGCGATCCTCATGATCGAGGGCTTCGCCCGCGAGATGCCCGAGGACGAGATGGTCGACGCCCTCATGGAGGCGCACAAGATCATCGGCGACCTGTGCGACATGCAGATCGAGCTGCGTGAGAAGGTGGGTGTCGAGCCGACCAGCTACGTGCCGCCCGAGGACGACGGCTTGCTCGGCAAGCTCGACGCCGCCTACGGCGCCAAGCTCAAGGAAGCCAAGCAGATCGCCGGCAAGCAGGACCGCGCCGAGGCTTGCTCGGCCCTCAAGGCCGAGGCCCTCGCCGAGTTCATCCCCGATGCCGAAGCCGACGGCGCCATCTGCACCGGCCGCTTCAAGTCCGTCTGGCACGACCTGGAAGGCAAGGTCATCCGCCAGACGATCCTCGCGGGCAAACGCCCGGACGGACGCGCCCCGGCCGACCTGCGGAACATCGAGTGCGACGTCGACCTGCTGCCGCGCGTGCACGGCTCGGCCATGTTCCAGCGTGGCGAGACACAGGCTCTCATCACCATCACGCTGGGCACCGGCCGCGACGAGCAGCGCGTCGATGGCCCGATGGAAGAGTACAGCAAGCGTTTCATGCTGGACTACAACTTCCCGAGCTTCAGCGTCGGCGAGTGCCGCCCCATCCGCGGACCCGGCCGCCGCGAGATCGGCCACGGCATGCTCGCGGAGCGCAGCGTCAACCCGGTGCTGCCGGACCACGACACGTTCCCGTACACGATCCGCGTGATCTCGGACATCCTCGAGTCGAACGGCTCGAGCTCGATGGCCAGCGTCTGCGGTTCGACGCTCGGCCTCATGGCCGCCGGCGTGCCGATCACCAACCCGGTGGCGGGCATCTCGGTCGGCCTCGTCAAAGAGGGCGACGACTGGACGCTGCTCACCGACATCCTCGGCGACGAGGATCACTTCGGTGACATGGACTTCAAGATCGCCGGCACGCAGAACGGCATCACGGGCATCCAGCTCGACCTGAAGATCATGGGCATCAGCGAGGAGATCATCCGCGCCACGCTCAAGCAGAGCCGCGAGGCCCGGATCGAGATCCTCCGCAACATGCTCTCGGCGATCCAGCGGCCTCGTGAGTCGACCAGCGAGTCGGCGCCGCGTCTGGTCCGCACCTCGATCGACCCGCAGAAGATCGGCCTGTTGATCGGCCCCGGCGGCAAGACGATCCGCGGCATCCAAGAGGACACGGGTGTGCAGATCGACGTCGACGAGGACGGCACGATCACGATCGCCGGCCCGGACGAGGCGACCGTCACCGAGGGCCTCGGCCGCGTCGAAGCCCTCACGGCGAGCGTCCAGGTCGGCCGCATCTACCAGGGCAAGGTGTCGAGCATCAAGGACTTCGGCGCGTTCGTCGAGATCCTGCCCGGCAAGGACGGCCTCTGCCACATCAGCGAGCTGTCGAACGACTACGTGGGCAGCGTCGGCGACATCTGCAAGGTGGGCGACAAGATGGCCGTGAAGGTCATCGCCGTCGACGACCAGGACCGCGTGAAGCTCAGCCGCAAGGCCGCCATGGCCGAGGAAGAGGGCGACGCCGCCCCCGCCGAATCGAAGGCCTGA
- the rpsO gene encoding 30S ribosomal protein S15: MALTTDETAQLTAEYGREASDTGSPEVQIALLTSRIKQMTEHMHAHHKDYASRKGLLRMVSRRRRLLDYVKRKNPQLYLDLLQRLGIRK, from the coding sequence ATGGCGCTGACGACCGACGAAACGGCTCAACTGACCGCTGAGTATGGACGCGAGGCGAGCGACACGGGTTCGCCCGAGGTCCAGATCGCGTTGCTGACGTCGCGCATCAAGCAGATGACCGAGCACATGCATGCCCATCACAAGGACTATGCAAGTCGCAAGGGTCTGCTCCGCATGGTCAGCCGTCGCCGCCGGTTGCTGGACTACGTGAAGCGGAAGAACCCGCAGCTCTACCTCGATCTGTTGCAGCGGTTGGGTATCCGGAAGTAG
- the htrA_2 gene encoding Putative serine protease HtrA, with product MLSPLRQTALAASLFAGAWSCVAGASAQPATGSQWPEPIRPVSAETAVESRAEAFRSLARDVDALDAQLSIYKRVAKLVSPSVVHIEAQPIREYRVRSGGNEAGSGVIVRFRGSPYILTNRHVIKHSAPSRIRVQLVDGRPFRPERLWSDKQTDVAVMSIAPADAESLVPAVLGDSSRLEIGEQVLAFGSPFGLNHSVTRGIVSAKGRYNLDLGDGEVELQNFLQTDAAINPGNSGGPLVSLRGEVIGLNTAIASSSGGNEGIGFSIPINLATRIAGQLIESGSASRGYLGVTFDDEFNEQRAQSAGLPRLFGAFIERVRPDSPAARAALRANDILLTYNGDTIQDSTHLYNLVNLTEVGRRVEVELVRNGARVQATIAIGRRPPDLEN from the coding sequence ATGTTGAGCCCTCTCCGCCAGACCGCGCTCGCCGCTTCGCTCTTCGCGGGCGCCTGGTCCTGCGTGGCGGGAGCGTCGGCCCAACCCGCAACCGGCAGCCAATGGCCCGAGCCGATCCGCCCGGTCTCTGCGGAGACGGCGGTCGAGAGCCGCGCCGAGGCGTTCCGCTCGCTCGCCCGCGATGTCGACGCCCTCGACGCTCAGCTAAGCATCTACAAACGGGTCGCCAAGCTCGTTTCGCCGAGCGTTGTGCATATCGAGGCCCAGCCGATCCGCGAGTACCGGGTCCGCTCCGGCGGCAACGAGGCGGGCTCGGGCGTGATCGTACGTTTCCGCGGCTCGCCTTACATCCTGACCAACCGCCACGTGATCAAGCACTCCGCGCCGTCGCGCATCCGGGTGCAGTTGGTCGACGGCCGCCCCTTCCGGCCCGAGCGGCTGTGGAGCGATAAGCAGACGGACGTCGCCGTGATGTCGATCGCCCCCGCCGACGCCGAGTCGCTCGTGCCCGCCGTGCTGGGCGACAGCTCGCGGCTGGAGATCGGCGAACAGGTGCTCGCGTTCGGCAGCCCGTTCGGGCTCAACCACAGCGTGACCCGCGGCATCGTCAGCGCCAAAGGGCGCTACAACCTCGACCTGGGCGACGGCGAGGTCGAGCTGCAGAACTTCTTACAGACCGACGCCGCCATCAATCCGGGCAACTCGGGCGGACCGCTCGTGAGCCTGCGCGGCGAGGTGATCGGCCTCAACACGGCGATCGCCAGCAGCAGCGGGGGCAACGAGGGGATCGGCTTCTCGATCCCGATCAACCTGGCGACCCGCATCGCCGGGCAGCTGATCGAGTCGGGCTCGGCGTCGCGCGGCTACTTGGGGGTCACCTTCGACGACGAATTCAACGAGCAGCGTGCCCAATCGGCCGGCCTGCCCCGCTTGTTTGGGGCGTTCATCGAAAGAGTCCGCCCCGACTCGCCCGCCGCCCGCGCCGCCCTCCGGGCGAATGACATCCTGCTCACGTACAACGGCGACACGATCCAGGACTCGACCCACCTTTACAACCTGGTGAACCTCACCGAGGTGGGCCGGCGGGTCGAGGTCGAGCTGGTCCGCAACGGCGCCCGGGTTCAAGCAACCATCGCCATCGGGCGTCGCCCCCCGGACCTCGAGAACTGA
- a CDS encoding ComEC family competence protein encodes MPLPRGSAGRRLAEERLAERRRSPRRPAETPLVWIALATGAGALTAVALPHLGFGPPVLGATGAMLLMAWAHAWWRHADTRACGLLLASVASLAGAWAGAAWRWFPVDDVGRYAPRDAEPVCFEARVHRVPTVYPAEERSPFQAIPPRDRTVLDVEVVALRDGVRWRPTSGRCEVTIAGRLEALTPGERLRVFGQLRRPSPAMNPGQRDAAAMDRAERKLARVWTESPACVASLGNTSESPAAWLASTRVWSLDRIDAHLPPVVSPLARAMLLGEGSRLPEPVVKAFRKTGTLHVLVVSGLHVGLVAAVLPGLAALGLLPRRLAWCGALVLVIAYVALVGARPSAVRAGVVAAAACLAALSGWRALSLNSLAGAGVAVFATQPGAWAAAGTQLSFLAAATLLGVSSWIAHRNAKVTPPLERLVESTRTPIERLVRRGLAWAGWVLAATLAVQLVTGPLVASEFHRVSPAAAPLALVVSPLVALSVGSGLLLLAAESVGLSWIAEAAGWLCGVAVQSMGDSVVATSRFAGAGFWTAGPTGWWSAAWIASCGIGALLANYGVNARPFLLRSGVALAAAAFAPTLWSTWADADKLRCHFLAVGHGSATLIETPDGECVLIDAGALGSPDRVADTVARTLWAHGVTRIDAILLTHADIDHYNAIPGLIERFPVEAIWTTHRMFPRVIDDTDHSGPAELARLLKQANLPTRLLRRGDRLRVGAARLEVLHPDELGVLGSDNANSLVLGVEYAGRRLLLPGDLESPGIEALLAQEPYDCDLILAPHHGSHRSNPPGFAAWCRPERVVISSGQPRGEARSAYARAGAEVISTHETGEVSVSLSERGLEVNSFR; translated from the coding sequence ATGCCCCTCCCGCGCGGATCCGCCGGCCGTCGCCTCGCCGAAGAGCGGCTCGCGGAACGCCGACGATCGCCACGACGGCCAGCTGAGACGCCGCTCGTCTGGATCGCCCTCGCGACCGGCGCCGGAGCGCTGACGGCCGTCGCCCTGCCCCACCTCGGCTTCGGCCCACCGGTGCTGGGAGCCACCGGCGCCATGCTGCTGATGGCTTGGGCGCACGCCTGGTGGCGTCACGCGGACACCCGGGCTTGCGGCCTCCTGCTGGCGAGCGTCGCCTCGCTGGCAGGCGCCTGGGCCGGCGCCGCCTGGCGATGGTTCCCTGTGGACGACGTGGGCCGCTACGCTCCGCGCGACGCCGAGCCGGTCTGCTTCGAAGCCCGTGTCCATCGCGTCCCGACGGTTTACCCCGCTGAGGAACGTTCCCCCTTCCAAGCGATCCCGCCCCGCGATCGCACCGTGCTGGATGTCGAGGTCGTCGCCTTACGAGACGGCGTCCGATGGCGGCCAACAAGCGGACGGTGCGAGGTCACCATCGCGGGACGGCTCGAAGCGCTGACGCCGGGCGAGCGGTTGCGGGTCTTCGGGCAACTGCGTCGTCCCTCTCCCGCGATGAACCCGGGGCAGCGCGACGCGGCCGCGATGGACCGCGCCGAGCGCAAGCTCGCCCGTGTCTGGACCGAATCGCCGGCGTGCGTCGCCTCCCTCGGTAACACCAGCGAATCACCCGCCGCCTGGTTGGCGAGCACGCGAGTGTGGTCACTCGATCGGATCGACGCCCACCTCCCCCCTGTGGTGAGCCCGCTCGCGCGGGCGATGCTGCTCGGTGAGGGATCTCGGCTCCCCGAGCCGGTCGTCAAGGCGTTCCGCAAGACGGGCACGCTCCACGTGCTGGTGGTCTCCGGACTGCACGTCGGGCTCGTGGCGGCGGTGCTACCCGGTCTGGCGGCGCTCGGCCTGCTGCCGCGACGGCTCGCTTGGTGCGGGGCGTTGGTGCTGGTGATCGCCTACGTGGCGCTCGTCGGGGCGCGTCCCTCGGCGGTGCGAGCGGGCGTGGTCGCCGCAGCCGCCTGCCTCGCCGCCCTCTCGGGATGGCGGGCGCTGAGCCTCAATTCACTCGCCGGCGCAGGCGTGGCGGTCTTCGCCACGCAGCCCGGCGCCTGGGCGGCGGCCGGGACGCAACTCAGCTTCCTCGCCGCGGCGACGCTGCTGGGGGTCTCCTCCTGGATCGCCCACCGCAACGCGAAGGTGACGCCCCCGCTGGAGCGCCTCGTCGAATCGACGCGGACGCCGATCGAGCGGCTCGTACGCCGCGGCCTCGCGTGGGCGGGCTGGGTCCTCGCCGCGACCCTCGCCGTGCAGTTGGTGACCGGGCCACTCGTGGCCTCGGAGTTCCACCGCGTCTCGCCTGCGGCGGCGCCGCTCGCGTTGGTGGTCTCACCGCTGGTCGCCCTCTCGGTCGGCTCCGGCCTGCTCCTACTGGCTGCGGAATCGGTCGGGCTCTCGTGGATCGCCGAGGCGGCTGGCTGGCTGTGCGGTGTTGCGGTGCAGTCGATGGGCGATTCGGTTGTCGCAACTTCCCGGTTTGCCGGCGCGGGATTCTGGACCGCCGGCCCCACGGGCTGGTGGTCGGCCGCTTGGATCGCCAGTTGCGGGATCGGCGCCCTCCTGGCGAACTACGGCGTGAACGCTAGGCCCTTCTTGCTGCGCAGCGGCGTCGCGTTGGCGGCCGCGGCGTTCGCCCCGACGCTCTGGTCCACCTGGGCCGACGCCGACAAGCTGCGGTGCCACTTCCTCGCGGTCGGTCACGGCTCGGCGACACTGATCGAAACTCCCGACGGTGAGTGCGTGCTCATCGACGCCGGCGCTCTCGGCTCCCCCGACCGAGTCGCCGACACCGTGGCCCGAACCCTGTGGGCGCACGGGGTGACGCGGATCGACGCGATCCTGCTCACGCACGCCGACATCGATCATTACAACGCCATCCCTGGGTTGATCGAGCGTTTCCCCGTCGAGGCGATCTGGACAACCCACCGGATGTTCCCACGCGTCATCGACGACACCGACCATTCCGGCCCCGCCGAGTTGGCCCGGCTGCTTAAGCAAGCGAACCTGCCGACCCGGCTGCTACGGCGTGGCGACCGGTTGCGTGTGGGCGCGGCCCGACTGGAGGTGCTCCACCCTGACGAGTTGGGCGTTCTCGGGTCGGACAACGCGAACAGCCTCGTCCTGGGCGTCGAGTACGCGGGCCGCCGCCTCCTGCTTCCAGGCGACCTCGAGTCACCTGGGATCGAGGCCCTGCTGGCACAAGAGCCCTACGACTGCGATCTGATACTGGCGCCCCACCACGGCAGCCACCGCAGCAACCCGCCCGGCTTCGCCGCCTGGTGCCGCCCGGAGCGGGTCGTCATCAGCAGCGGCCAACCACGCGGCGAGGCCCGCTCCGCCTACGCCCGAGCGGGGGCTGAGGTGATTTCGACCCACGAGACAGGAGAAGTGAGTGTCTCGCTCAGCGAGCGAGGGCTCGAAGTGAACAGTTTCCGCTAA